The following proteins come from a genomic window of Paenibacillus swuensis:
- a CDS encoding glycoside hydrolase family 88 protein has protein sequence MEARRVISRIEAGNVEIPAGKRVPKGWKARALVPHGEDIFLGWSPVQGQGPSRLRLTVAIDIREEMMIEVKLAQSGELLGHLDVRYANVFQPHELSLTEPQTDAVMKEGVSLRLVKGSVPFWFLISAEPHLVAGGELLLPHLMFEQAVQGDSLENFYATMASISSIHPFGWMEGCVLDGLLDLAETTGQESYRTAATAHLQVFLDKQERLTYENPRSEPMDDEIYGMEGTLPFAAIARLRGRHPLVEQALHFWYGTRDEEGNILDGTMLSAEGSYTVAYPMAVSAQWYGVEWRKLAVQQLTLRSRKLVQDDGLYLRLEQDGSRSFKDWARAHAWHLLGLVRTMNVLGQAQDTAVLEAELNRSLNVVMSRQREDGLWGVFLDDPGSVPDTSGSAGIAAAAAMAIAGGWYSLEDPSALIRTKESLIRYLTPDGILTGVAQGNKGGMELQTGSYRVMSQMGMGLFAQLLSALSRVEELPAGNVMR, from the coding sequence ATGGAAGCAAGGCGGGTTATCAGCAGGATTGAGGCGGGGAACGTTGAAATTCCGGCAGGAAAAAGAGTGCCGAAAGGCTGGAAAGCGAGAGCCTTAGTACCACACGGCGAAGATATCTTTTTGGGCTGGTCGCCTGTTCAAGGGCAAGGTCCGTCCAGGCTAAGGTTGACGGTGGCTATCGATATCCGGGAAGAGATGATGATTGAGGTCAAGCTGGCTCAGTCGGGGGAGCTCCTTGGACATCTGGATGTCCGTTATGCGAATGTGTTTCAACCTCATGAGTTATCGTTAACGGAGCCGCAGACGGATGCGGTCATGAAGGAAGGCGTTTCTTTACGACTGGTAAAGGGCAGCGTCCCCTTCTGGTTCTTGATTTCAGCGGAGCCTCATCTGGTTGCCGGAGGAGAGCTGCTGTTGCCCCACCTCATGTTTGAACAGGCGGTTCAAGGCGATTCTCTAGAGAATTTCTATGCTACGATGGCTTCCATTTCTTCCATTCATCCCTTCGGCTGGATGGAGGGCTGTGTGCTGGACGGTCTGCTGGATTTAGCGGAAACGACGGGACAAGAAAGCTACCGGACGGCCGCTACTGCCCATCTGCAGGTGTTCCTGGATAAACAGGAACGCTTAACGTATGAAAATCCGCGCAGCGAACCGATGGATGATGAAATTTACGGAATGGAAGGCACGTTGCCGTTCGCGGCGATCGCCCGATTGCGGGGCCGCCATCCCTTAGTGGAACAAGCCCTCCATTTCTGGTACGGTACGCGGGATGAAGAGGGAAATATATTGGACGGAACGATGCTATCCGCCGAGGGGAGCTATACGGTGGCTTATCCTATGGCTGTGTCGGCGCAATGGTACGGTGTGGAATGGAGAAAGCTTGCTGTCCAGCAGCTTACTTTAAGATCGCGTAAGCTGGTTCAAGACGATGGGCTGTACCTGCGTCTCGAACAGGATGGCAGCCGTTCCTTTAAAGATTGGGCCAGGGCTCACGCGTGGCATCTGCTGGGATTGGTCCGAACGATGAACGTTCTGGGCCAGGCGCAGGACACCGCGGTACTCGAGGCCGAGCTTAACAGGTCGCTGAATGTGGTCATGAGCAGGCAGAGGGAAGACGGTCTGTGGGGAGTGTTCTTAGATGACCCTGGATCCGTGCCTGACACCTCCGGTTCCGCCGGCATTGCGGCCGCGGCGGCCATGGCCATAGCGGGAGGCTGGTACAGTCTGGAGGATCCATCAGCGCTGATCCGAACCAAGGAGTCGCTAATCCGGTATTTAACACCGGACGGGATCCTCACCGGAGTAGCGCAGGGGAATAAGGGCGGCATGGAGTTACAGACGGGCTCCTATCGTGTAATGTCCCAGATGGGGATGGGATTGTTCGCCCAGTTGCTGAGCGCGCTGTCCCGTGTTGAGGAGTTGCCCGCGGGTAATGTTATGCGTTAG
- a CDS encoding helix-turn-helix transcriptional regulator: protein MFLPKYIDVEVAELIPVLQSMLRIHSMINTGNALQLHIYMLDFLNRLQKQLQHSLKVTPSMKLNHQIKEYLSVNYKIPVKAQDLEEALHFHIDYLTRCLKKHTGLTPLQYLNYLRVEDAKSLLIHTDSKISVIAAQVGIENDNYFIRLFKKHTGYSPGEFRKGRQGSV, encoded by the coding sequence ATGTTTTTGCCTAAATATATAGACGTGGAGGTTGCTGAACTCATTCCTGTGCTCCAGTCGATGCTTCGGATTCATAGTATGATTAACACCGGCAACGCTCTGCAATTGCATATTTACATGCTGGACTTCCTAAACAGGCTGCAGAAACAACTACAGCACTCTTTGAAAGTAACGCCATCCATGAAATTAAACCACCAGATTAAGGAATATTTGTCAGTAAATTATAAGATACCGGTTAAAGCTCAGGATCTGGAAGAGGCGTTGCATTTTCACATTGATTATCTGACGCGTTGCCTTAAGAAACACACGGGTTTGACGCCTCTGCAATATTTAAATTATTTAAGGGTAGAGGATGCCAAATCCTTATTAATTCATACGGATAGCAAAATCTCGGTGATCGCGGCACAAGTTGGTATTGAGAATGACAACTATTTTATCAGGCTTTTCAAAAAGCACACAGGCTATAGTCCCGGTGAATTTCGTAAGGGGAGGCAGGGCTCCGTTTAA